The following nucleotide sequence is from Pithys albifrons albifrons isolate INPA30051 chromosome 2, PitAlb_v1, whole genome shotgun sequence.
CGATGTCCCTGCAGGGGTTTGGCATCGGCATCGCCGACAGCTGCCCCCACCGGGATTAAACTTCGGGTTTCGCGGGAGCGCCGCCGGAGCAGCGGGAGCGGCCCCACGTGAGCGCGCGTGTGCCGTGCGGCGCTGTGGCCGCCGCAGCCTTCACAGTGCCGTCATCTCCGGGCTGGAGCGGACGGGAGGATCCCGGTTGGTCCCCCGCGCCTTCCCGCGCTCGGGGCCGGGATGGGCCGGGCCGGGATGGGAAAGGGGCGCGCGCtggggcgcggggcggggcgcgggcgggGCGCGCGCCGCACTTTGGCGCCAACTGCACGGGTCGGGGCGGGCCCTGCGCACGTGACGGCGGCGAACGCGCCGCGCGGCTGCGCCCGTTGGCTGCGGCGGCCCCTGGGCCCGCCCCGGTCCGGCCTGCGACacccgcggcggcggcggctctgCCCGTGCCCCGATCCGGCTCTGCCCGTGCCCCTGACCGGTGAGTGCTCTGGCCCTGCCTACCCAGGTCCACCGCACGGATCAGCACGGCACTGCTCTCCCCGGGCTGTGCCGAACCGGTCCCCCCCGGCACAGCCTGCCCGGCCCGGTCCGGCCCGCCGGCCGCTGCGGGAGCCGCCATCGGCGGCGCTCCCGCCTTGACCGCCGAGAGGTTCGGAGCGTCTCCGCTGCGGTGAGAACGGGGGCGGGCgggagccccttccagcccgtGTAGGGAGAGCAAGGCCTGGGCAGTGAGCAAGGGCCGCTGCCTCTAAACTGGCTGGCTGCTGCTCAGCGCTGCTCCGCGCCTCTGCCTGTCCCCCCTTAACCTGTCCCATCCTCGCCTTAGCCTGTcgtctcccccttcccccttaGCATGTCGTGCCCCCTCCCCCCCCGCCTTAGCCTGtcgtccccccccccccccccgccttaGCCTGTcgtcctccccctcccccttagcctgtgccccccccccctTAGCCTGtcttcctcccccccccccccttagcctctccccccccccccccagcctgtcctgtccCCTCACTGCCCTTAGGTTGTCCCCCCAAGCCTGcctcctctgccagctccctctgctcctttctgctTTGACTGATGTTATCAGATACGGGGGAAGCTGCTCTTAAATGGTCAGTAGAGAAGAAATCAGAATTATTAATTCAGTTTACTTTGACTGCTTAGTATGCAGAATCAGGTAACCTGTTCATCGAATGCAGTGCTTCTTTTCGTATCAAATTTTCTTTGTAAGAGCTCTAAGGTACAGCTAAATGTCTTCAGAATGCTTATTTAGAGAGCAGATAATTTTGTACTTTTCttgaaaagtgcatttttttgtGTTGATATAAGagttttctctttctatttttgGATTTCATTGAAGAAGGGCCACAGGCAGCTCAGGTGTAAATCACTTATTTCAAGATGCTTCTGGTTTATGTTGTTGTTCTAAAATTGCCAATTAATTGGTTTTCTTTGCTCTGATATTTCACTCCTAGATGGGGAAGCCATAAGGGAGTTTGTATCATGGCAGCGGGTAAGGATGGACTGGCACTGTTAGATGTCTGCTACAGTGGTAAGATGTGTTAATTACTCTCTGGATTGCAGGGAATCAAGGCAAGCAGACTTATCAAAATACACAGGTCCAAAAATAACTTAGGAAACAGATTTCAATTTGGGACAAATACTGATGAGCTTCAACTGTAATTAAATGTCTGTAGCTCAGAATCATTGTAAGCCACATCCCATTAGTTTGTATTTAAAACTGTGTACCGTGCATTTCTGGAATGTTTTGAGGGAGTGTCTGGAACTGTTCTCTCCCCTGTGTTTCCTGATGTGTAAGTTGCTCTTTGCTATACCTTAGTGAAGTTTCCATATGAACAGTTAGGGGAATGGCTCTTTTGTGACCAATGTAGTATCTGCTGTAGTACCTGTAATTAAGGTGCTCCAGCTCCAAACCTGGTTGATTTGTCATGTATTTGTGAGATTCTGAGCCTCAGAAGGACTGTCAGTATTGTTATATTTCTTCATAGAAATAATGTGTGTTGCAGAACCGAAGGTGTTCACATAGAGGAGACAAGAGTGATAAGAGACAttggagaaagacatgaagagacTGAGGAGATTTAGATTAAAATAGGTTTACAGAACCAGTTAGTGTGTGAGTAGATGGCAATCCTAAAGCAAATTATTTGAATTATGATACAAACTGCTATAGTACTTTGTGTTTATAGGAAATGCTCCTTTTAACAGGAGTGGTTTTATCATagcaattttttcatttttggttttgagttGTATAGCTTTTGTATTCAGTGTAGTctagaaaacaatttaaaatttagATTGTTTActtaatttataattttaaaatttatttgtacCTAAAGGTATATAATTTACTTTGTGCACAGTTATCGTACTATTTAGGAACTGATCTTATAAGATTGTCTTTGCTTTCTGATAACTAAAGATCTTTTCTCTGCAGGATAAAAATTCCCTGATCTTTTGCTAGTCTGTGCTATTACTTTTACTGTTCTCTACTGCTCTAGGATCACAGCTGTGCTTCATGGGAAAGGTAGAGGTTGGACTTTACTAAATGAttactttggctttttttttttctttccactgcttTAACTGAAGCTTCCCCCTTCAAGGAAGGTGATGACAACTCAGTGGATATCTATGATGGCTTGGACAGCAGTTTGTTGGTTTCTGGTAGGTTGAGTGTGTCTTGCTGCATTATGGAGTCTCTGCTTCTTAGGCTGATTTCAAGTAAAACAACATTTAGCTTTAGCTTTGAGGTACTTCTTTAAAttcaaaacacatttgttaGACTGTATAAATGCAACAGAGAATTCTTAAATCTATCAGTTGAATGAATGAGAGACAGTTTTCCTGTGATACTGGCTGTTTTAAGAGACTCGAGAATATAAAGAGGTACAGAGAATTCTTAACTGTTCTATCTGTGCCTTGATGCATTTTACCTTGGAGGAAGcacatttattttgtgttttttgaaGCTTCTGTACCAGAACCAGCAGTCACTGATCACTAAATTTCCAGTGAGAGATCTAAACCATACTTTTTGTGTGATACAGTATGTTCAGGAGATCCTTTTAACCTGTCACTTTCCAAGTAATTTGACATGCTAATTTCACTTCTGAGCAACTGTCTCAAGAAATCTCAGTGCACATTATTGCAACATATGTCACAAGCATGCAATAGTTCTTTAGTTTGTGTGGTTTTACCTTATAAGTacaaaaagtaaaagcaaagtGCTCAGAAAGTGTAGACATTGTACACAATGCAGTATAGCTAGAAAATACCTGTTTCCTTACAtaattgatttttcttgttCAGACAATTTTGCGCCAAAGTCTACACCATCTAGAAACAGCTTAAATTTATTTGATGAGGTATTAATTGAAGAAGGGACTGCAAAGAAAGCATCCTACAATGAGGTATGTATTAATGCGAAGAATAATTCTGGGTTTTTCTTTGttccaaattttcttttgtaaagtGCAGAAAATGTTATTAGCATGATCACATTGTTGGTAAAATAGGccaattgtttttaaataagtaaaaaCCAGAGTGTGCTAATAAACTGTTATGTCAATAATTTCATTAGAATAAGTGACTCTGCCACTCTGTGACATGGTCTGTTATCACTTTGAATGCAGTTTGTGTATCAGGCACATTATAGGAAAATGTATTGTAACTTCTGTCTAGTCAAGTATCTGTTCAGATGTCTGATACAAAGCTGGTCTTGACATTTTGCCCAGCAAATTTTACCAGAGTAAAGCACGTAGGTTGTGGATTTCTCTCATGTTAAATTCTGTCCTTGAGACTAAAGACAGCCATGCAGTGGGTAACTGCTTCCAGCACATCAGCACAACCCTTACTTCTGTGGCACCACCTGTCCTGAACATTATGACACATGGAAACAACGTTAAAAAGACAGGACATCCACATATGTTGGAAGAAGCAGGAGCAAAACCTCTAGAAGTCTGCTGAGTGGTGTCACTTTGAAAGTTTGAGAGCAGTTGACTGTTTGAATGGAAAGTTGTCCATTCATCTGTGAAAGATTTGCCCCTACCTAGTTTTAAAGAACtcatgcaaaattaattttatttaattttgtgatCTTAATAAGATCATGCCCTTTGCAGTCTTTTTGCAGTCCAAGTTTGTTTGTAGTagctttttgttgtgtttttccttATCTGTTTTGTGTTACATAAAATCTGACAAGCAAGTCCCCATCTGTTTGGCTCTCAGAACTCTTGGTCCTTGATAATTGTGTCTTCAATTTCACGATAATATGGCttcctgttatttttcattactgttAGGCAAGCACACATACATTTCCTCTTACCTGACTGTTTGTGGTGCTTTGGAGACTTGTATGTTTACCAGTTGGAGCATATTGAAGCCTTTTGTTTTAATATGGCTTTAATATGTTACTTTGGGGGAAAACAGTAATATACACTACTGTGTTAACTAACTATAAATCTAGAGAAGGAAGTTTTCTCTATAATTAACATTTTCTGCACTTTTGTGATgtgatttcttctctctctgacaGTTGCAGGCAGAATATCGAAAATGTCAGCAGCAAATTAAAGAGTTGTTgaagaaatttaaagaaatacaggCACAGGTATTGTAGTTCAAAGGGAAACATTGTCAAGATTTATATAAAGAAAATGGAATGTTGTTTTGGGAAGGCAATTTCATATGCTCTCCAGACTTGATCCATTATGGGGTTTGTAGGGTGTTCTGTAGGTGCCAGGAACTTGGTCTGCCTAGGATGGTTGCTGGGATAGCCTGCTGACAAAATCAGTAGGTACTTTGTTTCATAATGTCATATGCAGTAATACTTGATTTGCTTAAAAACTGTCTTCTGTCTTACTTAGAAAACAAGCATGTCAGATGGATAGTTGTCAGAAAGGTACCCAGTATTCTTGGGGTTTTAATGCACCAGGGAGAGTGTTGCAAAGGTTCTTCAGATGTCATTAGAGCTGGAAGAGGATGTCTGTGTTGCTTTGAACACAGTGCCATTTTGCTAAGTCTGAACTGCTCTTCAGCTTGAGCTACTGATCCCCTTCTGTGCCATTCTGTAGAGAGAATTATTTGGGGCAGTTCTGCAGTGTACTGTACTGCATATTACAGGTAAATCCCAAAGGTTCTGTGCTTTGTAATGgcaagcagctgctgccctttgACACTTCTGGATTGTTTTCTGCAAAACCTGTCTGCTTTTCTGAGCAGGCCATGCAAAGGACAATTATCAGGAGAAAGAACTATCTCCAGGATTGACAGTGAGGGTTCTGGAACATCCTATCTAGAAATTTTATAATAATAGAGCACCCAAAGTTGGTTTTGATACCTTGAAAGAAATGCTCTTGCACTCTTTCTCTGAAAGTGTTGTTTAAAAGCTACATCTTTCCTTTGACACAGTAgccaagaaagaaataaatgtgtaaCAGAATGAAGCAAAGGGGTGGTTTATAATTTTTTAGCTCTGTGGTGACTTGGTTTGTGGcacatttcagttttgttaAACTGCAtgcttaaaacattttaaataattaccAGGAACACAAACGTGAGCATAAAAGTGAGTGATGTTAAAAACACCAAATTCTTTGGATCTCAGTAATTCTGATTTCTCTGAGTTTGTACATGTTGTGCTGTCAGTTTGCAAGTGATGGGATGCTTTTCTAGTGGTTGTCTTGCACTGTTTTCCTTATGTTTGGATACCCAAGATAATTCttggtttttctctctctcttgcttcTGTTCTCtatacatttaaaatagaatGTCTTTCTCCAGAATGAAAACCAAGCTctcaaaaaaaatatttcagcccTTATCAAAACAGCAAGAGTGGAAATTAACCGTAAGGATGAAGAAATCAGTAATCTCCATAAAAGGTACAAATAGGCAGTGGAATAATTGTCTGATCATGTTTATATACTTGTTAGaaatttttgtgtgtattttaagaaaaattaatgaaaaaaatcattctcaGTAAATAATGGTGTGATTTAGAAACGGTAAAGTGAGAGGAATTATGTAAGGATCTTCTTTGCCTGATGAGGTCTTTGGTTTATTATAAGAAACGgaaaaggaaaccaaagttTTGACCATTTGTACaaattttggtttgtttctttttgtttaattgcCTGTTCATCTAACAGTGTGCATGTTTCAAAGCAGACATGATATTACCCAGTTCAGCTTCAAAATTAGTCTGTTTTATGGCCTCAGACATGAATTCCATGAAATTTTTCAGACAACAAATGAAAGTAAATAGATTGTATAATGTTTTCATGACAAGAGATGAAATCGCTGTCTCCAGTGGTGGGGGGAATCACAACTAGAGAATTCTTGGTTATTTCTGTGTACTACTAATCTTACAGCAAGGACTTGAAAACAGTCAAGTATGGATGGGAAAGTAACTGAGAGTGTGGTTTCTGAACCACGTGAAACCAGAGCAGGGGGCCAAGATTCAGGACTCACCGCTCGTCACAAATCACCTTGTGTGACATCAGCCACATCATTGTTATGTTTGTATTTTAGTTGGACCATCTGATATTTTTTTGCACCAAAAGGTGTCATAAAGAAGGGTCATTTGACATTTACTGTGCTAAACACAGTATGGATATTAactatgcaattttttttttctaaatacagaaaattaccAGACACTGTCTGATGGAGTTCAAAAGGTTTTAACGTGTGTAATTCTGTCAAGTGATTGGCTTTGACACAATAGCTGTCATTTTCACACCCTTGAGTGCAGTATTCtgaattttcaattaaaatgttggaaaaatatttaattgtttTGAATGTTTGACCTCATTAAAATACTTTGCAAGCTCCATTGCAATACCATCTGAAGGTGATGAAAGTTTATGAACAAGATATTCAATGTAGTTATTTGAGAAGCATCCATCATGGAAAATTGTGGGCAAAGTGGCACTCTTAGAAATGTGCCATATCTGCTGCATGGTTTATAATGAATTAGCTTGTCTTAAGCAATGCACCCATCTGTAAAGACTATTTCAAAGTTAATATCTCTGCAGGAATTGTTTGTGCTtatgtcaaaaaaacccccaaacccccaacaataaaaacccccaaaccagatGAACTCCACTTGGATACAGTTACATTAATCACACATGGATGTAGATTTAATAGCTAGCCTGAAGCACAGCAAAAAGTTGTCAGTATCAATGAAACAGATCTAAGAAGAGGTTTTGTATTACAACAGCTGCAATTTTGTTCGGGTTCAACATTCAGTTCACATCACAATCTCACACTTTTGAAGCAGAGCCAGTTTAATAAgctatttgttttaaatttaaatatattggCCCATGGGAAGTGTTCAGTTTTATAAAGCAAAATCAACTATATTTTGTATTGGAGAAAAATAGTGAATTATTTTGTACTTGAATTGATTCCTTACAACTGGACACTGAATCATCACAGAATTTTGGGCCAAAACTAAATGTCTCTGTAGCAGCCACTTCATCCTTGACTCTAAAATGGAGCCAGACCTTTATTGGTTTGCTGCCATCATTTGTTGGTGTgatttctatttccttttgtATGGATAAGATACAGTCATTCCTTCTATATAGTGGAGAGTATATAAGAAGATTGACATTgtcatgttattttttaatgaaatgttttgttgaATATGGTAGAAAAgtgtctgtttcttttttggattttgttgtgttgggttttagtttttttaatagTATACTAACTGATGCATTTTATCAGTAAGGAGTAGGAGTTTAGCCATACAGGCTACGTGTGCCCTTCTgaaactgaatttctttttttaatttttagtatgATGACCTTTCAGCAGTAGCATGTGGCCCTGATGAGGCTGGATTATCATAATTTACTACTTGTTTTCTGTAGCTTGCACCAACTTCCAAACATGGTAGTTTATTTGCTTATTGAGTAAACACAGTCACATTATACCTATTCTTTTGGTTGCCAGTTTAACAAATAGTAAACTATTCAACTGCTGGATtttatgttgttgttgttgatattattattgttgttgttgttgttgttgttgttattgttactATTTTACGTCACTAATTTTGTAAAgaacagctattttttttcctggggagaAGCTCTTTGTAATGCTGGATAATGAAATAGTGATTAGAATTACTGAAGTGGCTAGTTAGACACAATACAGTATTTTCCCACAAATCTTGcttgatctttctttttctttagaaaaaattCCTTTAGAAAATACGTGTATaaattggttttttttgttgtgtgctGATGAAAGTTATTAAACGTCTTTTTTTattccacatttttttctgaattgaaACTGGAAGAGTTAACAATTGTTACAGATATATGGATTCATTGCAGTTCAGCTTTAGTtatgtttaaataaatttgaaaataacataaataactttttttctaaacagaCTATCAGAATTTCCCAATCACCGAAGTATGTTTACCAGAGCACACCTTCCAGAATCAGCTAAAACAAAGGATTCCAAATTCAAACCTCCTGATTCCAGTGACAGTATAAAGATGGAACACAGACTGCAAAATGACTGTTCAAAAGATGCATACCACAGTTACTCAGCTCATAACACAGACACTGGGAAGTCTGGctctgaaaaaagaaacactcCGTATTTGCCCAGGTACCCTCCTGAAGAGCTCTGCAGTGATGGCACTCATACATGTCCACTGAGCTATGACCCTGCTTCCAACACAGataacagaaaggaaagaaaagaaattaaaagtaatGAACAGTGCAGTAGGGGAAATGTCACCAAATACAAAAGAGAAGTATATCAGACCACTGGAAatgatggtgacagtgaagagGCGAATTCAGATCCTCACCAGAAGCTGAAAACCCTTCCAGAGAAGGCTAGTAAAAATGAGTTGCAGGAAAAAAGTCAGAGCATGAAACTTAAATGCAGTCCAAGTGTAGAAAGAAGAGTAGAAAGAGGTGTTTCTTCCTGTGAGAAACAAACAGCTGGCAAAGACAGATTTCAAACAAGAGGTGAATTGTATGCTTATGAGAGATTACCAAATGCATTAATAAAAGACATTAAAACACATGAGGAAGGTGAAAAGCACGGGGGcctaaaaaataaaccaaatgaAAAGCTGCAAGAACATCCAAGGAGATCTGGAAGGGGAAGCAGTCCACGCTTGAAGAATGAACATTCAAAGAGTCTTCATGAATCACGTAAATGTCACGTGGAAGAGTCTAGAAATGTAAAACATATTGACAGCAAGAGAGACAGGGGAACAGATGATCATATCTCTCGAGAAGGAAAGACTTCACCTTCTACTTTGAACAGCAGAGAGCATAAATACGCACActtgaaggaaagcagcagtagATATGAATGGGAAACAGCACATTCGAAATCAGAAAGACACAGGACcgaagagaaaaggaaaagagaggatCAGGATGAAAATAgacattttagaaataaaaaaaaacttgcAAAAGAATTTTCTCAACAGTCTGTAAAAGACTCCAAGAAAGACACAGATGTTACAAGAAGTGAGAGAAACAAATTCTGTAAgctgaaagaaacaaagaaagtaaCAAAGAGCTTAAAAGCCCGTAAAGTTCCCAAAACTAAACGTAAACACACTGGGACAAAAAACAAAGACTTAAAACTTAGCTTTATGGAAAAACtaaatttaattctttctcCTACTAAGAAACAATGTCTCTCTGCAACAAATGGACTTAAAAGACCTTCCCAAAAGGCCACTGACGAGGCAGGAACAGAGCTCACTCTGCAAGCAGAACTCTTGGATTCTGCCCACACTTTAGACTGTGGTCCCACAAAGCAAACTCATTCCACAGTACAAGTTCTGGACACTGAAGCTCAGAGCAACATGGAACTAGCACTGCCTGTTTTTGTCAGCTGTGAAAGTAAAACCTTGAaagtagcagcagcagatcCAGCACAGTCTGAAGTGCTGCCAGCAGTGGCAGCTGATGAACTGCTCTCAGGAACTTTGCCAGAAGCTGAAGTGGGTCATGTACAGCCCCAGGCCTTACCAGGAGCAGTAGAGGTGCTGGTTCCTGGTGAGGTGCAGGCTGACATGTCAGAAGCTGCAGAGGTTTGTGATCTGGTTGAATCGGAAGCCTCAGTGACAGCAGTGGCAGTCACGGGGCTGAACCACCTTGAATCTTTGCCGCTGGAGGTGACAGAGTGTGAAAACTTACCTGGGACAGTGGATTTGATGCAGGATGAtaatgaagcagcagcagaaatggcACAACTTGAACCGGCCAGTGAAAGTGTGGGAGCCCTTCCAGAGtcagcagcagagaagaaagaggaagatggAATAAGGCTAACTGCTGACATAGAAAGCTCTGCAGGCCAATGTGGCTCTCAAAATCTTACCTTAGATGACTCAGAAGCCAGAAGTGACCTGGAGTCCTCTGCTGTTGCAGATGGtattaatgaaacaaaaccaggctCTTTAATGGAAGTAATGAGGGACAATGATAATTTGGCTGCAGAGACTGTTACATATCCCATTGAGGAAAAGGGTATCTGTGAAATGAGTATGAGTACATCTCAGTCACTGGACAGAACTATGCTAACTGATAAGGATGAACCACTAGTTGACCAGAATGCTTGTGATGTAGAGCCAGACCTAACTCACACCAGTACAGCAACAGCTTCTTCTCTCAGTGGTGAAATGTATActataaataaagaaaaagaaaccaaccgAGTTCCTGTTGATGATGACAGCTCGATACTGAGCATTGATCTCAATCACTTGAGGTATATTCCAAAGGCAATCAGCCCACTGAACAGTCCAATGCGCCCTTTGGCTAAAGCGCTGAAGATGGAAAGTCCCTGTAAAGGCCTTGCGAAGACTTACAACAAAGGTATTTAGTATGTATGCTAATTTCCACATAAAGGCTTAGAAGCTCCACtcagggaaagcagaaattacTTCTTTTAACTATTTTCTCACGAGTATAAATTGCTGCTTCTTAAGCTGTGTGTCTCAGCGGTCCTTTTTGTTTCTAGTGGAACTGTTTAACCCTGCAGCCAGGATTGTAGCCATTTGAATATTTGAGCTGTGTAAATTGGAGCTGGTCACTACTGGCAGATGACTGGTTGAAATAAGAGTTttgtattattaaaaaatgcatgtaGGTTTCTCAATTGTGCCTAGTTTCAAGTAGATGTCATTaagtttttctctgaaattgTGGAGGCAAAAGTTACTTAGGATCATATGCCTGGAAGTATTTGTGAGAAACCTAACGAGAGTTCTTGAGAGTTAATTTCTGAGCTAAGAGAACGCTGTGCTCTACATctgaattattttcagtgtgaattttcatatatatgtaattttgtGCTTGTGAACCAGTCAGTGGGGAAAGTAATGGAACAAATAGAGCATTAGGTTTTGTCATTAATGAAAAGCTAACTTGCAAAAAACATGTCAGGGAGGTATAATAAAATGACAGCATTCACAGGAAGAGAAATAGGTGACCCAAAGTTTAAATTTTGGGTTGTATGAATTTAGGTCTCCCTTATAATGTCCTGCTGcgactgaaaaaaaatgtcttgGAAGTTTAGATTTCTTACTAGAATAGAAATGGTAGGATGGTATTAAAATCTGTTTTCGTGTGTTTCAGAGCATAATCCTTTACAGGTTTATTAAAACATTAGTGGTAATTTGttctcattttggttttttgtgaaACTCTTAAAAGAAAAGCCACCTATTGTATGTAAGTGTTAGTCCATAATTATGTGACAATTACAATTTAGCTTGTGCAGTGTTCAGAGAATTTGttaaattgaaagaaattcaAAACTGGAAACTGCtatatttttctggttttgatggATGTAATTGTGTAATAGTTCATGTGTTTGGTGAAATGTTGAGGTCCTTTGAAGTTCAAAATTTGCTTAAAATAAACCTTGATTTGCCCTTTAAacctaaataaaaaaacctcttaAACTAGCAGCTGCTGAAGCAAACCATCCAAACTTGTTGTAGCTCAAACTTCCTGCCAGTTTCAAACAATTTTGAACAGTCAGTTTACAGAAGAGAATCTTCCaggtttttctgaaaaataactgtTTATAATTGCATTCTTTATGGTGATTCacaaattgttttccttttatagaTTTAATCCCTGAAAATACAGTTGTCATCTGTCCATCAAAGAATTTGTCAAAGGAggtaaacaaagaaaaccaaaagccAGCTAGCATGTCTGATGAACACTTAGAGATGGAGTCTCACCTAAGTATCTCTTCAGATGAACTAGAAGAAGGAGAGATCATAAGTAGCGATGAAGAAAAATCTAAACCAGAACGAGgctctgaaaatacagaaaagtcaAGACCAAAAGCTTCTTCTGAGACACGAAATCCGACCAGGAGTCCACAGAATCAAAATAGCAAAACTGTGCGTTGCAGTGAAGATAatggaaaatgtgtttctgtgaaagTAAGCACACGGAAGAATAGAGAGAGGCATAAAAGTCAGACTTTCCGATCTTCAAAGGATATGAAGAAGAACAAAACTGTGAGCATTGCTTGTCTTGAAAAAATAGTTAATGTTATTGTTGAACCTTCAAATATACAAGAAATCATGCAGATGCTAAGAGCTGTACGGAAACAGATGAGGAAAAGTTACATGAAGTTCAAGGTACACTTCCCAGTTCagcattttcacagaattatagaatctgGGATCATAAATTTTACAGCATTAATAAGATACTTGAACTTTTCTAAGATGTGTACGTTAGGTGATACATTGAAATTGAGTATCTGTGATATTATAGAGTCCAAacttaaaaaagttaaaaagaatgCAATAGTGGACCGTCTGTTTGAACAGCAAGTATCAGATATGAAAAAGCAGTTGTGGAAATTTGTAGATGAACAGCTTGATTCCTTATTTGAAAAGATAAGGAGAATTATAATAAAGCTATGTGATGTGAGAAATGGCAGTGAGGAGGGAATGTTCGAAAGGGCAGGAAAGCAAAACCACAAGATCGGTCATAAAAATGATGTTCAGAGATCTAGAAAAAAGTCCCT
It contains:
- the CASP8AP2 gene encoding CASP8-associated protein 2 isoform X1 — translated: MAAGKDGLALLDVCYSASPFKEGDDNSVDIYDGLDSSLLVSDNFAPKSTPSRNSLNLFDEVLIEEGTAKKASYNELQAEYRKCQQQIKELLKKFKEIQAQNVFLQNENQALKKNISALIKTARVEINRKDEEISNLHKRLSEFPNHRSMFTRAHLPESAKTKDSKFKPPDSSDSIKMEHRLQNDCSKDAYHSYSAHNTDTGKSGSEKRNTPYLPRYPPEELCSDGTHTCPLSYDPASNTDNRKERKEIKSNEQCSRGNVTKYKREVYQTTGNDGDSEEANSDPHQKLKTLPEKASKNELQEKSQSMKLKCSPSVERRVERGVSSCEKQTAGKDRFQTRGELYAYERLPNALIKDIKTHEEGEKHGGLKNKPNEKLQEHPRRSGRGSSPRLKNEHSKSLHESRKCHVEESRNVKHIDSKRDRGTDDHISREGKTSPSTLNSREHKYAHLKESSSRYEWETAHSKSERHRTEEKRKREDQDENRHFRNKKKLAKEFSQQSVKDSKKDTDVTRSERNKFCKLKETKKVTKSLKARKVPKTKRKHTGTKNKDLKLSFMEKLNLILSPTKKQCLSATNGLKRPSQKATDEAGTELTLQAELLDSAHTLDCGPTKQTHSTVQVLDTEAQSNMELALPVFVSCESKTLKVAAADPAQSEVLPAVAADELLSGTLPEAEVGHVQPQALPGAVEVLVPGEVQADMSEAAEVCDLVESEASVTAVAVTGLNHLESLPLEVTECENLPGTVDLMQDDNEAAAEMAQLEPASESVGALPESAAEKKEEDGIRLTADIESSAGQCGSQNLTLDDSEARSDLESSAVADGINETKPGSLMEVMRDNDNLAAETVTYPIEEKGICEMSMSTSQSLDRTMLTDKDEPLVDQNACDVEPDLTHTSTATASSLSGEMYTINKEKETNRVPVDDDSSILSIDLNHLRYIPKAISPLNSPMRPLAKALKMESPCKGLAKTYNKDLIPENTVVICPSKNLSKEVNKENQKPASMSDEHLEMESHLSISSDELEEGEIISSDEEKSKPERGSENTEKSRPKASSETRNPTRSPQNQNSKTVRCSEDNGKCVSVKVSTRKNRERHKSQTFRSSKDMKKNKTVSIACLEKIVNVIVEPSNIQEIMQMLRAVRKQMRKSYMKFKVHFPVQHFHRIIESGIINFTALIRYLNFSKMCTLGDTLKLSICDIIESKLKKVKKNAIVDRLFEQQVSDMKKQLWKFVDEQLDSLFEKIRRIIIKLCDVRNGSEEGMFERAGKQNHKIGHKNDVQRSRKKSLKPSSQKPEKQILDYQQAKCHHEKNKTGAPKTAFTKCLNSIDNTRNSQTKVNLSKENNLQGTLSPLKCVKYEKEGFQQSRDAHKSDLGYELLTEQQASSLTFNLVSDAQMGEIFKSLLQGSDLLEKNGVNISRNECEFRTPEKEFLDSHRCRSNTIELGQEVALKEACVESKPEEDINWSVVSPVRTPLLAARVQMPVDPDVLDESCMFEVSTNTISCKEDECNLQKNKSCISSILLEDLAVSLTIPSPLKSDAHLSFLKPENNSGSTPECVVSAHYSEDALLGEEDATEQDIHLALESDNSSSKSSCSSSWTSRPVAPGFQCRPSLPMQAVIMEKSNDHFIVKIRRAMPSALPASDHMTSVKEAQAFSAKIGKEEMRTGGKEKSSQSATAATVKETLKPGLVEMDQLPHVRAEQEQNCALPQALKESHNSTGKEETIRLLGHCRKPSNTESRDTESSDKSSEQSEAHKLKVSENVNEMRGRSQAASPAGCSTKSCIDLRDDTVSGTSCHAVEFRADNRTQETSTGNTEVSDKKELKECFDAYIDLTEELSSATVASECKLETKPTSKTDGGCQINTDDKTSKKRKKETVEENSNPKRQRKETESAGEGSDESNVKPEDTNSAGKQCSYKKNELQQNKDSAPLASSPSLPSLYAKNIIKKKGEVVVSWTRNDDREILLECQRKGPSSKTFISLATRLNKSPSQVSVRFKQLMKLFKKCTSK